In the genome of Photobacterium sp. TLY01, one region contains:
- the rarD gene encoding EamA family transporter RarD produces the protein MGRGVFLSVMSSCLFGALYYYSTLLDPLNGEAIFSWRLLLTLPFLTAFLLLSKELSQVAAIVSAVRQRPLLWLGLPLSAFLLGVQFWLFMWAPINGRALPVSLGYFMMPLVMVVLGRFVYQDRLSGWQKIAVAFAAVGVAYKLWLSGGLYWETLVVAIGYPGYFMLRRKLGTDSLGGLWFDMAIMIPPAIWWLFVEHESLSVFAQHSQLSWLIMGLGVISAFAVGSYIVASKLLSFSLFGLLSYVEPVLLVVVSLVLGESIGEGEWPTYLLIWMAVLFLILDCVRQIMTQKQVQLAVKVKE, from the coding sequence GTGGGTCGAGGCGTGTTTCTGTCAGTGATGTCTTCTTGTCTGTTCGGGGCGCTGTATTACTACTCAACCTTGCTCGATCCTCTCAATGGTGAAGCGATTTTCAGCTGGCGTCTGTTACTGACGTTACCTTTTCTCACCGCCTTTCTGCTGCTCAGTAAAGAATTGTCGCAGGTGGCTGCCATCGTGTCGGCCGTCCGCCAGCGTCCTCTGTTATGGCTGGGCTTACCCTTGTCGGCATTTTTGCTGGGTGTTCAGTTCTGGCTCTTCATGTGGGCCCCGATCAACGGGCGCGCGCTGCCGGTCTCCCTGGGCTATTTCATGATGCCGCTGGTGATGGTGGTACTGGGCCGCTTTGTCTATCAGGACAGACTGAGCGGCTGGCAGAAAATTGCAGTGGCTTTTGCTGCTGTTGGCGTTGCCTACAAGCTTTGGCTTTCAGGAGGTTTATACTGGGAAACCCTGGTGGTTGCGATAGGTTATCCCGGCTATTTTATGCTGCGGCGTAAACTCGGCACAGACAGCCTGGGGGGCCTGTGGTTTGATATGGCGATCATGATTCCGCCCGCCATCTGGTGGTTATTTGTCGAGCACGAAAGCCTGAGCGTTTTTGCTCAGCATTCGCAGCTGAGCTGGCTCATCATGGGGCTGGGTGTCATCAGTGCTTTTGCAGTCGGCAGTTACATTGTGGCGAGCAAACTGCTGAGCTTCAGCCTGTTCGGATTATTGAGCTATGTAGAGCCTGTGTTGCTGGTGGTGGTGTCACTGGTGCTTGGGGAAAGTATCGGCGAAGGAGAGTGGCCGACCTATCTCTTGATTTGGATGGCCGTTCTTTTTCTGATTCTGGATTGTGTGCGCCAGATCATGACCCAGAAACAGGTGCAATTGGCAGTAAAGGTGAAAGAGTGA
- a CDS encoding HlyD family secretion protein, with the protein METLLVLSYAAICIFIFKVFRIPLNKWTVPTAVLGGIVLVGALVLFMNYNHPHTSLGGEYFVSTPIMPNVRGKVIEVPVTPNAPLKQGDILFKIDPTPFQAEVDRLEAQLAETRQNVLGQEASYKAAMATRIKAQAERDRTYQQYQRYATGYKRGAFTKADVDNREQFYRSAEAALEAAQADERRAKLAYESNINGENTAVAQIQAQLTKARFNLDSTTVRAPTDGFVTQVLLRPGMMAVPLPLRPVMTFINTNDDFIIGAFRQNSLLRLKPGYEADIIFRAIPGKTFKAEIIDVLPAIGEGQAQAQGTLIGTDMLMRQGRPLVRFKMIDDLSEYQLPLGANMEIAVYSDHAHHLAVMRKILIRMKSWQNFLYLDH; encoded by the coding sequence ATGGAAACGTTACTGGTCCTCTCTTACGCGGCCATCTGTATTTTTATCTTCAAAGTTTTCCGTATTCCGCTAAATAAATGGACAGTGCCGACTGCGGTACTTGGCGGTATCGTCCTTGTCGGTGCCCTGGTTCTGTTCATGAACTATAATCACCCGCATACCAGCCTGGGCGGAGAATATTTTGTCTCAACACCTATTATGCCGAACGTACGCGGCAAGGTGATTGAGGTACCTGTCACCCCGAACGCCCCGCTCAAGCAAGGCGACATACTGTTCAAAATTGATCCCACGCCTTTCCAGGCCGAAGTTGACCGGCTGGAAGCCCAGCTTGCAGAAACCCGGCAAAACGTACTCGGACAGGAAGCCAGCTACAAAGCGGCAATGGCAACCCGCATCAAAGCGCAGGCAGAACGCGATCGCACCTATCAGCAGTACCAGCGTTATGCCACAGGCTATAAACGCGGCGCCTTCACCAAAGCCGATGTTGATAACCGTGAGCAATTCTACCGCAGCGCCGAAGCCGCCCTGGAAGCCGCGCAAGCTGATGAGCGCCGGGCTAAGCTGGCTTATGAGTCCAACATCAATGGCGAGAACACGGCTGTTGCTCAAATCCAGGCCCAGCTGACCAAAGCCCGGTTTAATCTGGATTCGACGACTGTTCGCGCGCCTACGGATGGTTTTGTTACTCAGGTGCTGCTGCGCCCTGGCATGATGGCGGTGCCACTGCCACTGCGTCCGGTGATGACCTTTATCAACACCAACGATGACTTCATCATAGGTGCTTTCCGTCAGAACTCCCTGCTGCGCCTCAAACCTGGCTATGAAGCCGACATCATTTTCCGCGCCATTCCCGGGAAAACCTTCAAAGCCGAAATTATCGACGTATTACCCGCGATTGGTGAAGGTCAGGCACAGGCGCAAGGCACACTGATTGGCACCGATATGTTAATGCGTCAGGGCCGGCCGCTGGTCAGGTTTAAAATGATAGACGACCTCAGTGAATACCAACTGCCTTTAGGGGCCAATATGGAAATCGCCGTGTATTCAGATCACGCGCATCATCTGGCGGTGATGCGTAAGATTTTGATCCGCATGAAGAGCTGGCAGAACTTCCTGTATCTGGATCATTAA